A region from the Leopardus geoffroyi isolate Oge1 chromosome C2, O.geoffroyi_Oge1_pat1.0, whole genome shotgun sequence genome encodes:
- the LOC123576029 gene encoding keratin-associated protein 19-4-like: MRYYGNYYGGLGCGCGGFGGLGCGSGWGCGSFRRLGCGWGWGGLRHGSCRPLCYGGYGFSSFC; encoded by the coding sequence ATGAGATACTACGGCAACTACTATGGAGGCCTGGGCTGTGGCTGTGGAGGCTTCGGTGGCCTGGGCTGTGGCTCTGGCTGGGGATGTGGCAGCTTCCGCAGACTGGGctgtggctggggctggggaggcctCAGACATGGCTCCTGCCGCCCACTGTGCTACGGCGGATATGGGTTCTCTAGCTTCTGCTGA